The Comamonas testosteroni genome contains the following window.
GGGCTTGAGCTCCAGGCCCTTGCCGGTCAGCGCCAGCGCCGAAGGCTTGCCCAGAGACACAAAGGTTTCCATGCGGCGCAGATTCTCGGTCACGCGCACTTCCTTGGCATCGGCAGGAATCTGCTTGAGCACTTCTTCCACCGAGCCGCGCAGGCGCTTGGGCTGGCCGTTGGCATCCTTGTAGCCGCCCATCACGCCGGTCATCAGCATGGTGACGCGGTAGGTGCCGGTCTTTTCTGGCTTGAAGTCGAACATGCTGCGCAACTCGCCCTTGGCGACATTCTTCATTTCCACGGCTGCGCCATCGGGCGCGGTCACCTTGACGGCTTCCAGACCCAGCGGGCGGTGGTTGAAGAAGAACACATCGTTGGACACAGCGGCATCCACCGTCACCCAGTCGGACTTGGACAGCACGGTGCTGGAGGGCTTGAACCACAGATCATGCGCCTGGGCGCCCAGTACGGTCAGAGCCAGAGCGGCTGCAGCGAGAGCACGTGTTTTGAACTTCATATCGGGTCCTTGAGAACAAAAAGGGTGACAAATCAAAAGAGAGAGGTGTGACGGCCAAGCAACACCCTAAAACTGGCGCTACGCAGGCAAGAGACACCAAGGAAGGGCCGCCCCGCACCGAGCGTGTCGTCCCCTCCCGCGAAGCGAGAGAGGGGGAAGCGGCGGGGCAGCCTAGGCAAAGCCCCTCAGGGGGTGAGAATCAAGATCAAGGCTTCAATTCCAGCTTGATCGCGCCCAGCTCGGTGCTGCCATTGGCGCTCAGGCTGGTGGCCTGCTTGACGGGCCACTCGAAGGGAATGGACACCAGCTCGCGGCCGCCGACTTCACGCGCGGCTTCCACCATCAGCTTGTACTGGCCGGGAGCCAGCTGGGGCAGCGGGTTCTTGCCTTCGGCAAAAGACAGCGCATGGGTGCCCACGGGCTTGGTCGGCTGGGTCACGCCGTCGATGGGAAAGCTCAGCTCGCGACCGGTACGACGCCACCACTGGCGCATGTCCTTGAGCCACTTGGTGCCCTCGGCATTCTTCATCTTTGCGTCGTACCAGACGGACAGATTGGCTGCCACGCCACCATCGGCCTTTTCCAGCCACACAGCAACATAGGGCTTGTGGTATTCGGCCACCTGCAACTGGGGCACGGTCACCGCCACATTCATGCCGCCGGCGATTGCCGGCAGGCCCACCACGGCGCTCAATGCCACCGAGGTTTTGAAAATCCGCTTCGCCATTTTCTCTTCCTTCACAAAATTCTTGGACTCAGTGCACGAGCAGCAGAACCAGCAGGGCCGGCAGCACCAGCCCCAGACCCACCATGGGCCAGGTCATGGGCCGGCGCTGTGCATGCATCTTCAGGATCAGCAGACCCGTGATGCAGAACACCAGGCAGCCAATCGCAAAGACGTCTATGAACAGGCTCCAGGCTCCGCCCGTATTGCGCCCCTTGTGCAAGTCGTTGAGGTAGGAGATCCAGCCCCGGTCGGTCTTCTCGTACTCGACCAAGCCCTCCTTCAGATCCACACGCAGCCAGGCATCGCCTCCCGGGCGCGGCATGGGCACATAGGCCTCGTCTTCGCTCCACTCCACGGCAAAACCCTCGGCACTGACCTTGATCTGCTGAGCCAGCCAGCCATCCACCTCGGCAGGCAAGCCCACGGCATTCTTGTCCGCCGCTTCCACGCCCTGCCTCTGGGCTTGCTGCAGTTTTTCGAGCAAATCCCGAGGCAGTTGCGCATCACGCGATTCGACCCTGGGCTTGGACTCGATCTGCCCGGCGTGATTCAAGGTGAATCCCGTCACGGCAAACAGCAGCATGCCGATCAGGCAGATGGCGGAGCTGATCCAGTGCCACTCATGTAATTTTTTGAGCCAGTACGCCCGCTGCGGGGCGTTGGAGGAAGCCGCGGTCATTCAGAACTTTCTGGGATTGCGTTGCCGCCGGGCCGGGCCGAGCCGACCTTTGGGACATAGCGCCACAAGGCCAGGCCTTGCTTGCACAGCAAGGCGGCATTCTAGTTGTGCAAATTCTAAATGCATCTCACTTTTATTTACTTTACTTGACGTAAACAAAGCGCCCACCCAAGGCCAGGGCGTTTACGCCACCTTGAAAACTCGTGGCTGCATAGATCGGCAGGACCAGCACCACCTATCCAGACAGCCTGTCTGTTGCCGTACTGCAACAAAACGTAGATTGCCGGCACTCATTATTGAATGGTATCGAGAATTATTATCAATATCACCTAGAATCCGCACGCTTTTTCAAAAAACCGACTCTTCATCAAAAGCATGTCCAACAACCATCTGACCCCGACCGACTCCAACGGCTTGCGCTGCGAGCTCAAGCAAATCGTGATTGCCGCAGGCCTGTGCCTGATTGGCGCCAGCGCGATGGCTCAGCAGGAAACCACCTTGTCCACCGTGAATGTGGAAGCCACCGCCGACGCCAGCTTCAAGACCGAAGCCAGCCCTCAAGGCAAGTTCACCGCCCCTTTGCTGGACACGCCCAAGACCGTTCAGGTCATCAATGAAGAGATCATCAAGCAGACGGGGGCAACCAGCCTGCAGGATGCCCTGCGCTCCACCCCCGGCATCACCTTCGGCAACGGCGAAGGCGGCAACCCCACCGGCGACCAGCCTTTCATCCGCGGCATGGACGCCCAGTCCAGCACCTTTGTGGACGGCATGCGTGACATCGCCTCCGGCACCCGCGAGCTGTTCAACGTCGAAGCCGTGGAAGTCATCAAGGGCGCGGACTCGGCCTATGCCGGTCGTGGCGGCGCTGGTGGCTCCATCAACATCACCACCAAAAAGGCCAAGAACGAGAACTTCATCTCCGGCGATGTGGGCCTGGGCACCGACAACTATCTGCGCGGCACGCTGGACATCAACCGCAAGATCAACGAGACCACCGGCATTCGCCTGAACGCCATGGGCCACAGTGCCGACGTTCCTGGCCGCAACGGTCCTGACAACAAGCGCTGGGGCATTGCCCCCACCGTGACCTTCGGCATGGGCACAGCCACCGAAGTGACCCTGTCCTGGCAGCATCTGCAGACCGACAACACCCCCGACGGCGGCGTGCCTTATCTGTATAGCAACGGTGTCAACGCAGCCGGTTCAACCAACGCAACGCAACTGCCCGGTGGCTCCAAGATTCGCCCCACTTACGGCAACAGCCGCGACAACTGGTATGGTCTGAACAACCGTGACTATGAGAAGGAAAAGAGCGATCTGTTCACGGCCTCGGTCACCCACAAGTTCACCGACACCAACAAGATCCGCAACAGCCTGCGCTACAGCAAGACCAAGCAGGACTATGTCTGGACACAGCCCGACGACTCCAAGGGCAATGCCCTCAATGGCTATGTCTGGCGCCGTGGCAACTATCGTGTCTATGACACCACCACGCTGCAGAACGTGACCGAATTTACCGGCAAGGAACAGACCGGCTCCATCGGCCACAGCTATGCCTTCGGCCTGGAACTGTCCAAGGAAAAGGCCGACGGCAGCTCCGGCGCAATCCAGAGCGGCACCGGCGTGTGCACCTCGGTGTCCGACCCCTGGTGCACCACTTTGAGCAACCCCGGCGGCGCCAATGCCCCCTGGAACTTTGCCTGGTCACTGCCTGCGCAATCCACCGTCAACAAAATCGACACCATTGCTGTCTACGGCTTTGATACTCTGAAGCTCAACGAGCAATGGCTGGTGAATGCCGGTCTGCGCGTGGACCACTACAAGCTCAACGCTTCCGGCCCCGCCGGCGGCCGTGGCGCCAGCGCCTACCCGGCGTATGACCTGAGCCGCAGCGATACGATGTTCAACTACCAGCTGGGTGTGGTCTACAAGCCCGCATCCAATGGCAGCATCTACGCCAATATCGGCACCTCTTCGCGCCCCGGTGGCTCGACTCTGGGCAACGGCAGCGAGGACCTGACCACGACCACAGATGCGCTGATCAGCCTGAAGCCGGAAAAGACCAAGTCCATCGAGCTGGGCACCAAATGGGACCTGCTGGACAAGAAGCTGAACCTGACTGCCGCAGTCTTCCGCAATGAAGTGACCAATGTGCGCATCAGCGATGCAACCGGCACGTACATGGGCGGCAACAAGGAAGTCAATGGCATCGAACTGGGCTTTACCGGCCAGATCCTGTCCAATCTGAGCGTGTTCGGCGGCTATACCTATATGGATAGCGAATTCAAGAACATGGGCAAGGACGATGTTCGCAATGGCCTGCCCTTCTACAACACGCCCAAGCACAGCTTCAGCCTGTGGACCAGCTACAAGCCCATGGCCAAGCTGACCTTGGGTCTGGGCATCTATGCTCAGAGCGACGTTGCTGCCAGCTACATTCAAGGCAAGGGGGGCATCGTGACCAAGGGCGCTTCCGGCTATGCCCGTTACGACGCGATGATGGCCTATCAGATCGACAAGAACCTGAGCTTCCAGCTGAACGTCTACAACCTGGGCAACAAGGTGTACTACACCGGCGTGCGCTCGCCCCACTACGCCAATATGGGCGCCGGCCGCTCTGCCGTGGCTTCGCTCAAGTTCACGTACTAATTCATGTACTGACAGGAGCAATGACAGTCCTGCCTGCGCTTGATCTGGCGCAGCCTGGCTGCAAACCATGCCCCGAAGCCCCGCAGATTCCTGATGCCAGCGGGGCTTTTTACATGCACACTTGGCGGGTCAAGCGCATTGCCGCTGGCTCGCAAAGCCTGATCTTCGCCATCAAAACCATAGCTGGTAGCACTTTTCCATAAATGTTTTCAAGCCAATAAGTCATTGAAAGCTATAGGTATCAAACGCTACCAGCTATGGTTAATGATGTAACCCAGATCATCAACAGATAGATATCGCCTCACTTCCGCCATGTTGCTACGCATCCCCTGCCTGCTCACTCCCGATGAAGTACGCCACTGCCGTCAGGCGCTGGAAGCCGCCAGCTGGCAGGACGGCAAGGCCACGGCCGGTCATGTGGCCGCGCAGGTCAAGCGCAATCTGCAGCTGCCGCTGGACAGCAAGACCGGCCAGCAGATAGGCGATCTGATCCTGGACCGACTGGGCCGCAACCCACTGTTCATGTCGGCAGCCCTGCCGCTCAAGGTCCTGCCACCGCGCTTCAATCGCTATGAGGGCGGAGGTACCTATGGCAACCATATCGACAACGCCTTCTTCACCATTCCGGGCACGGCCATCAAGGTCAGAACCGATGTCTCCACCACGGTGTTCTTCAGCGATGCCGACGAATACGAAGGCGGCGAGCTGATCGTGGAAGACACATTCGGCCAGCAAAGCGTGAAGCTGGCCGCCGGCGACGCCATCGTCTACCCCGGCACCAGCCTGCACCGAGTCAACCCCGTGACGCGCGGCACGCGCTATGCCTCGTTCTTCTGGACGCACAGCCTGGTCAAGTCGGCGGAGCAGCGCCGTCTGCTGTTTGATCTGGACCAGAGCATTCAGCAACTCACGCAAGAGCAGCCCGAGCACCCGCGCATCGCCGCCCTCTCGGGTACCTATCACAATCTCTTGCGCATGTGGTCTGAAAGCTAGCCCCTCCTGAGCGGCTTTGCCGCCTCCCCTCAAGGGGGTCTGCAGCCTTTGCCGGGGCTGCCTTCGCTGGCTACCCCACTGAGCCATGCCTCTGCTTTGCTGCCTTGTCCCCATCCAACCGGCTTGATTTATGACTGTTGAACCTTTGAATGCCGCAGGCCAGCCCGTCAAACCGCCACTGACGCAGATTTCCGCGCAGATAGGCTCCCTGGCGGACTACGCCCGGCTGGCCCGCGAGCATATGGAGGCTCAGGCCTGGGCCCACCTGGAAAGCGGTGCGGACCAGGGTCTGACCCTAGGCCACAACCGCCAGGCCTTCGACCGCATCCGTCTCTGCCCTGAGCCGCTGGCCGATCTGTCCGCCGCGCATACGCGGCAAAGCCTTCTGGGTCAGAGTCTGGACTGGCCGTTGCTGCTGGCACCGGTTGCCTATCAGCGGCTGGCGCATCCCGAAGGCGAACTCGCCACGGCGCGAGCGGCCATGGCCATGCGCACCGGCATGGTGGTCAGCACCCTATCCAGCTGCACGCTGGAGGAAATCGCCCAGGCCGCGCAAGCTGCAGCGCAGGAGCTGGGGCGCAGCGGCCCACTGTGGTTCCAGCTCTACCAGCAGTCAACGCGCGAGCATACGCTGCAGCTGATTCGCCGCGCCGAAGATGCCGCTTATCAGGCCCTGGTCTGGACGGTGGACGCCCATATCAAGCGCTCCAGCTACCCGCTGCCGCCAGGCGTGGAGGCCGTCAATCTGCGTGGCATGCCCCAGCAACGGCAGAGCGGCGATCTGATGAGCGAGCACATTCTGTTCGGCAGCGAGCTGGCCCGAGGCGTGCCCACCTGGGACGACCTGGTCTGGCTGCGTCAGCAAACCCGGCTGCCCCTGATCGTCAAAGGCCTGCTCTCGGCCCGCGCCGCCGCGCAAGCCGTGGAGCTGGGGGCCGATGCCATTGTGGTCTCCAACCATGGCGGGCGAGTGCTGGACACCGCCGTTTCCGCCCTCGAAGTGCTGCCTGCCATTCGCGCGGCCACGCCTGCCCATATTCCGCTGCTGATGGACGGCGGCGTTCGCCAGGGCACCGATGTACTCAAGGCCATCGCCCTGGGTGCCAGTGCCGTGCTGCTGGGCCGGCCGCAAATGCATGCCCTGGCGGCTGCCGGCATGCTGGGGGTTGCACATATGCTGTATCTATTGCGCGCCGAGCTGGAGCTGGCCATGGCCCAGACCGGCTGCGCCAGCCTCGATCAGATCGCCCCCCGGCTTTTAACCACTTGCTGATTGTGCGTAATTTGGTGGCATGCATTGCAAATGCGATGGATTCTCATTTATACTCCGCCTATTACATCAATAGCCAGCAACAACTGCCTGTAGCCATGATCGTCTGTGTATGCCGCCGGGTTTCTGACCGAGAAATAGCACGCCACGCGCATGCGGGGATGAGCTTTGACGAAATCCAGTTTGAATTGGGTGTTGCCACACAATGCGGGCGCTGCGAAGGCTGCGCACGCGATGTCGTCGCCCAGTGCAGTGCAAGCCATCCGATCGCGGCCATCCACAACGAAGCGCAATCCTGCGCGTCGGTGCAGACGGTTCAGCTTGCCACCAACATTCTGGAAAGCAAAGCATGGCCCACCTCTCCGTCCTCTCAGCCGTCTTTGGCAGTCTGATTCTCGTGATGGTATGCACCTGGTGGATCCTGCGTGAATGATGCGATCCTGTCGGCGTGCCCTGCTTCCTGCGCCTGCTATTGCCGGTTGACCAGCGCTTCTCCTTTCTGATCCCAGCCTGCGCTGGTTGCTCTTCTCGTTCTTATGTCCCAGTCTGATCGATTTGCACCTGCCAGCGGCCCGAGCCGCAATATGGCAGTTGCTGGTGCTGTGGTTGTCGTGCACGCTGCCGCCCTGTGGGCCATGCAGCATGGCCTGGCACAGCAAAAGCCGCCAGAGATAGTGATTCCCGCCAGCGTGATCGCCCAGTTTG
Protein-coding sequences here:
- a CDS encoding DUF4198 domain-containing protein, encoding MKFKTRALAAAALALTVLGAQAHDLWFKPSSTVLSKSDWVTVDAAVSNDVFFFNHRPLGLEAVKVTAPDGAAVEMKNVAKGELRSMFDFKPEKTGTYRVTMLMTGVMGGYKDANGQPKRLRGSVEEVLKQIPADAKEVRVTENLRRMETFVSLGKPSALALTGKGLELKPVTHPNDLVASEEATFEFHLDGKPAADLELELVADGIRYRDGVDAMKLKTDAKGQVKIKFPRAGLFWLNADATDKKTSIAKATERRLGYIATLEVLP
- a CDS encoding Fe2+-dependent dioxygenase: MLLRIPCLLTPDEVRHCRQALEAASWQDGKATAGHVAAQVKRNLQLPLDSKTGQQIGDLILDRLGRNPLFMSAALPLKVLPPRFNRYEGGGTYGNHIDNAFFTIPGTAIKVRTDVSTTVFFSDADEYEGGELIVEDTFGQQSVKLAAGDAIVYPGTSLHRVNPVTRGTRYASFFWTHSLVKSAEQRRLLFDLDQSIQQLTQEQPEHPRIAALSGTYHNLLRMWSES
- a CDS encoding TonB-dependent receptor: MSNNHLTPTDSNGLRCELKQIVIAAGLCLIGASAMAQQETTLSTVNVEATADASFKTEASPQGKFTAPLLDTPKTVQVINEEIIKQTGATSLQDALRSTPGITFGNGEGGNPTGDQPFIRGMDAQSSTFVDGMRDIASGTRELFNVEAVEVIKGADSAYAGRGGAGGSINITTKKAKNENFISGDVGLGTDNYLRGTLDINRKINETTGIRLNAMGHSADVPGRNGPDNKRWGIAPTVTFGMGTATEVTLSWQHLQTDNTPDGGVPYLYSNGVNAAGSTNATQLPGGSKIRPTYGNSRDNWYGLNNRDYEKEKSDLFTASVTHKFTDTNKIRNSLRYSKTKQDYVWTQPDDSKGNALNGYVWRRGNYRVYDTTTLQNVTEFTGKEQTGSIGHSYAFGLELSKEKADGSSGAIQSGTGVCTSVSDPWCTTLSNPGGANAPWNFAWSLPAQSTVNKIDTIAVYGFDTLKLNEQWLVNAGLRVDHYKLNASGPAGGRGASAYPAYDLSRSDTMFNYQLGVVYKPASNGSIYANIGTSSRPGGSTLGNGSEDLTTTTDALISLKPEKTKSIELGTKWDLLDKKLNLTAAVFRNEVTNVRISDATGTYMGGNKEVNGIELGFTGQILSNLSVFGGYTYMDSEFKNMGKDDVRNGLPFYNTPKHSFSLWTSYKPMAKLTLGLGIYAQSDVAASYIQGKGGIVTKGASGYARYDAMMAYQIDKNLSFQLNVYNLGNKVYYTGVRSPHYANMGAGRSAVASLKFTY
- a CDS encoding alpha-hydroxy acid oxidase, with product MNAAGQPVKPPLTQISAQIGSLADYARLAREHMEAQAWAHLESGADQGLTLGHNRQAFDRIRLCPEPLADLSAAHTRQSLLGQSLDWPLLLAPVAYQRLAHPEGELATARAAMAMRTGMVVSTLSSCTLEEIAQAAQAAAQELGRSGPLWFQLYQQSTREHTLQLIRRAEDAAYQALVWTVDAHIKRSSYPLPPGVEAVNLRGMPQQRQSGDLMSEHILFGSELARGVPTWDDLVWLRQQTRLPLIVKGLLSARAAAQAVELGADAIVVSNHGGRVLDTAVSALEVLPAIRAATPAHIPLLMDGGVRQGTDVLKAIALGASAVLLGRPQMHALAAAGMLGVAHMLYLLRAELELAMAQTGCASLDQIAPRLLTTC
- a CDS encoding PepSY-associated TM helix domain-containing protein — protein: MTAASSNAPQRAYWLKKLHEWHWISSAICLIGMLLFAVTGFTLNHAGQIESKPRVESRDAQLPRDLLEKLQQAQRQGVEAADKNAVGLPAEVDGWLAQQIKVSAEGFAVEWSEDEAYVPMPRPGGDAWLRVDLKEGLVEYEKTDRGWISYLNDLHKGRNTGGAWSLFIDVFAIGCLVFCITGLLILKMHAQRRPMTWPMVGLGLVLPALLVLLLVH
- a CDS encoding (2Fe-2S)-binding protein, with the protein product MIVCVCRRVSDREIARHAHAGMSFDEIQFELGVATQCGRCEGCARDVVAQCSASHPIAAIHNEAQSCASVQTVQLATNILESKAWPTSPSSQPSLAV
- a CDS encoding DUF2271 domain-containing protein, translating into MAKRIFKTSVALSAVVGLPAIAGGMNVAVTVPQLQVAEYHKPYVAVWLEKADGGVAANLSVWYDAKMKNAEGTKWLKDMRQWWRRTGRELSFPIDGVTQPTKPVGTHALSFAEGKNPLPQLAPGQYKLMVEAAREVGGRELVSIPFEWPVKQATSLSANGSTELGAIKLELKP